AACATCCTGATTTTGTGGATTATTCGTTTAGAATACCTCTATTCTATTTTATTTCTGGAATATTTTTTAAATTATATGATATTCCTGTGTTTTTGAAGAAAAAAATTAATCAAATAGTTATTCCTTTTATTTTTTTCTATCTATTATACTATCTTTTCTATTTATTTCTCAATTACTGTAAATATAAGGATTTATATGTAATAAATTATGCTGTCATTGGAGATCTTTTTAACCCTTATGTTGGAACGGAGAGTTTTACAATTAATCCGCCTTTATGGTTCTTGTGTGGTCTAATTAATTTACAGTTGTTATTGTATGTTTTTAGAAAATATATATCAAATGTTTTTTGTTTACTTTTAATAGCTTCAATAATTAGTTTATTAGGAATGTTTGTTATTCAGGATGTACCAACTTATTTTATGTTTGGTAGATGTTTGAGATATTTTATATATTATGTTATAGGATTTGTTGTTGGAAAAACATTGTTGGAATATATAAACGAAAGAAAGCATGAGATTTTGTTGTTATTACTTAGTGTCTCAGTTTTTTTACTAGGTGTTTTTGCTAAGTCTTTTTTGGCAAAAGAATGGGAGTTGGAATTATTTGATATGATTAATATTTTCTCGTTAATATTTATAATGATCGTACTGATGAAGAATATGTATAAGTATAAAATTATGTATATATTCAAATTTTTTGGGATGAATTCTATTATTGTTTTAGGATTTCATGAGATTATACAAACATGTATTAAAATTATAATTAATTGGAATTTAGGTGAAACAACTATTTTTGGGGGTGCTCTTGAAACAATTATGACTTTGGTTTTGCTTTATCCTTGCATTATTATAATGAATAAACATATCCCTATGTTTGTGGCTAAGAAAGAATTTTGTAAAATTTGAAGTTAATGAGAAGGAAAATATTATTTTTTATAGAATCTTTGGCAGGTGGAGGAGCAGAAAAAGTTTTAGTAACATTGCTAAAGAAATTAAACTTAAGTAATTATGATATACAATTAGTCACTTTAGTTGATACGGGTATATATTTAAATGATATAAAAAATTTAGATATATCGTATACTTCTATTTTGGGGACAGGAAAAGGGAATTTTCTTCAGAGAATAAAGTACAAAATTAATTATAAGCTTATGTATAATTACTTGCCTCCAAAATATGTTTATAACATTTATTTACCAAAGAAGAGTGATGTAGAAGTTGCATTTGTTGAGGGGTATGCAACGAAAATTTTATCTGCATCTTCAAATAAGAAAGCTTTGAGGGTTGCTTGGGTGCATACTGATTTGATGGAAAATGCGTGGCCTTTACAGCAGCGAATTTATAAGAACTGGGAAGAGGAAAAGAAAGTGTATCAAATATTTAATAAGGTTGTGTGTGTGTCGGATTCTGTTAAAAAAGTAATGATTTCATACTATGGCTTAAATAATGTGGTGCGTATATATAATATAGTTGATTCAGAGATTATAAAAGATAGATCTTTGGAGAAAACTAATTTGTCCATAAATAAAAATGTTTTTAATATGATTTCTATTGGAAGGCTAGTACCTCAGAAAGGATATGATCGTTTAATAAAAATTTGTGTAATGTTACGAGATGAATTGGAGGTTCGGTTTCGTTTATATTTAATAGGAGAAGGAGAAGAATGTGATAATTTGCAATCTCTAATTTTAAAAAATAAACTGGGAGAATACGTAACTTTATTAGGTTTTAAGAAAAATCCGTACATATATCTTGCTCAAATGGATCTTTTTGTATGTTCCTCTAGATGTGAAGGATACAGTTTAGCTATTGCTGAGAGCATGGTTTTAGGGATTCCTGTTGTCAGTACTGATTGTTCTGGTCCCAATGAATTGTTAGCTTTTGGAAAATATGGATTATTATGTGAGAATACAGAAAATGGACTGTATAAAGCCTTAAAACAATTAATGACTAATAAAAATATGCTTTTAAAGTACAAGTTATTGTCACAAGAACGAGGGAAAATGCTTAATGTGGATAGTTTATTGAGAGATGTGGATAATCTTTTTAGAAAGAATGTAATATAGTGTGAATTTGCGTATTTTAATAGTTATTCATTATTTAGAAATAGGTGGGGCGGAACGTAGTCTATTAGGATTATTGAATGCAATAAATACTCAAAAATGTGATGTGGATTTGTTTATTCATCAGCATACAGGAGAGTTTATGCCACTAGTTCCACGGAACGTTCATTTATTAAACGAAAATAAACGATATGCATCCATTGAAGCTCCAATGAGACAGGTCTTGAAGAGGGGATATTGTGATATTATTCTGGCTCGATTGTTGGCGAAGTGGAGGTGTAGAAACTATGTCAAGAAGAATAATTTAAAAGATGGTTCTTCTATTTTTCAGTATGTGGCAGAGGCTGTTACTCCTTTGTTATCATCTCTTCATCAATATGGAGAATATGATTTGGCGATAAGTTTTTTGACTCCTCATAATATTGTATTAAATAAAGTGAAAGCTAAAAAGAAAATAGCTTGGATTCATACAGATTATTCTACAATACAAGTGAATGCTGTTCAGGAACTGAAAATATGGAGACAATATGATTACATTGCATCTATATCAGAGGAGGTAACCACTGCTTTTTTGAAGACTTTTCCTTCCTTAGCAGATAAAATTGTATTGATTGAGAATATTCTTTCTTCTGTATTTGTTCGTGAACAAGCAGAATTGCAGAATGTTATGAATGAGATGAAGGTGGAAGAAGGGACAGTGAAGCTTTGTTCAGTGGGACGTTTCACTTATCCGAAGAATTTTGATAATGTTCCTTATATTTGTAAGAAAATATTAGAACAGGGTGTTGCGGTGAAGTGGTTTATTGTTGGATATGGGGGAGATGAATCATTGATTAAACAGTCTATTCAGAAGTGTGGTATGGAGGATTATGTAATTTTATTAGGAAAACAAATAAATCCTTATCCTTATATAAAAACATGTGATATATATATACAACCTTCCCGATATGAGGGGAAGGCAGTGACTGTGAGAGAGGCTCAAATTCTTTGCAAACCCGTAGTGATAACAAATTTTCCTACAGCAAAGAGTCAGATACGTGATGGGATAGATGGGGTAATTGTCCCATTAGATAATGATTCTGCTGCAAGGGGGATTGTGGATTTTATTAAGAATATTTCTTTGCAACGAGAGTTTGTTAATTATATGAAAACTCATGATTATGGTAACGAAAGCGAAGTTGTAAAAATTTACAATCTGACAGAAGGATGATAAGAGAGCGGAGTTATTATTTAGATATAATTAGGACCTTGGCTTGTATTATGGTAATTGTGATGCATTCTCCTATTCCAAATACAGATGAAGAAAATAGTTTGCTGTTGGGAGCTATAAGTTATTTTACAGCTCCTTGTATTGGATTATTTTTTATGGTTTCTGGAGCTTTATTACTACCGATTAAAGATACTCCTAGTTTATTTTTAACAAAACGTTTAAATAAAATAATCTATCCTACATTATTTTGGTCTTTATTTTATGTTCTTTGTAATTTGATAACAGGAAAGATTGAAAATTTAGATCTTGTTAAATCATTATTAGGATTACCCTTTG
The DNA window shown above is from Bacteroides faecium and carries:
- a CDS encoding acyltransferase family protein codes for the protein MAHVKKKRIEYIDYLRGLTVMWVVWYHAKHPDFVDYSFRIPLFYFISGIFFKLYDIPVFLKKKINQIVIPFIFFYLLYYLFYLFLNYCKYKDLYVINYAVIGDLFNPYVGTESFTINPPLWFLCGLINLQLLLYVFRKYISNVFCLLLIASIISLLGMFVIQDVPTYFMFGRCLRYFIYYVIGFVVGKTLLEYINERKHEILLLLLSVSVFLLGVFAKSFLAKEWELELFDMINIFSLIFIMIVLMKNMYKYKIMYIFKFFGMNSIIVLGFHEIIQTCIKIIINWNLGETTIFGGALETIMTLVLLYPCIIIMNKHIPMFVAKKEFCKI
- a CDS encoding glycosyltransferase, with translation MRRKILFFIESLAGGGAEKVLVTLLKKLNLSNYDIQLVTLVDTGIYLNDIKNLDISYTSILGTGKGNFLQRIKYKINYKLMYNYLPPKYVYNIYLPKKSDVEVAFVEGYATKILSASSNKKALRVAWVHTDLMENAWPLQQRIYKNWEEEKKVYQIFNKVVCVSDSVKKVMISYYGLNNVVRIYNIVDSEIIKDRSLEKTNLSINKNVFNMISIGRLVPQKGYDRLIKICVMLRDELEVRFRLYLIGEGEECDNLQSLILKNKLGEYVTLLGFKKNPYIYLAQMDLFVCSSRCEGYSLAIAESMVLGIPVVSTDCSGPNELLAFGKYGLLCENTENGLYKALKQLMTNKNMLLKYKLLSQERGKMLNVDSLLRDVDNLFRKNVI
- a CDS encoding glycosyltransferase; its protein translation is MNLRILIVIHYLEIGGAERSLLGLLNAINTQKCDVDLFIHQHTGEFMPLVPRNVHLLNENKRYASIEAPMRQVLKRGYCDIILARLLAKWRCRNYVKKNNLKDGSSIFQYVAEAVTPLLSSLHQYGEYDLAISFLTPHNIVLNKVKAKKKIAWIHTDYSTIQVNAVQELKIWRQYDYIASISEEVTTAFLKTFPSLADKIVLIENILSSVFVREQAELQNVMNEMKVEEGTVKLCSVGRFTYPKNFDNVPYICKKILEQGVAVKWFIVGYGGDESLIKQSIQKCGMEDYVILLGKQINPYPYIKTCDIYIQPSRYEGKAVTVREAQILCKPVVITNFPTAKSQIRDGIDGVIVPLDNDSAARGIVDFIKNISLQREFVNYMKTHDYGNESEVVKIYNLTEG